A stretch of the Arachis stenosperma cultivar V10309 chromosome 6, arast.V10309.gnm1.PFL2, whole genome shotgun sequence genome encodes the following:
- the LOC130936337 gene encoding stachyose synthase-like has product MAPPNEPVITSLTKPTSLQNVFHLSDSKLSVKGVPLLSQVPHNVSFTPFSSKPHPSDVDAPPSLLNRVLAASHKGGFLGFSHSEPSDRLMNSLGSFTDRNFLSIFRFKTWWSTQWVGTSASDLQMETQWVLLHVPELNSYVIIIPIIEGSFRSALHPGSDSHIMISAESGSTQVKASSFNSIAYVHLSENPYNLFREAYSALRVHLNTFKLLEEKNLPSIVDKFGWCTWDAFYLSVEPVGVFHGLKDFAEIGGVSPRFVIIDDGWQSINYDDADDPYEDAKNLILGGQQMTARLHRFEECDKFKSYKRGLILGPNAPPFDPNKPKALISKGIELERLGKNRDKAVKSGSSDLAEIEARIKLVEKEIDDLLGGGDQNMKKNKSECGEKAEECGLKAFTRDLRTKFKGLDDIYVWHALCGAWGGVRPGATHLKSKIIPCKLSPGLDGTMPDLAVVKLVEGSIGLVHPDQANDFYESMHSYLAKSGVTGVKIDVIHCLEYVSDEYGGRVELARAYYDGLTNSIVKNFNGSGVIASMQQCNDFFFLGTKQVSMARVGDDFWFQDPYGDPMGVFWLQGVHMIHCSYNSLWMGQIIQPDWDMFQSDHVCAKFHAGSRAICGSQVYVSDSVGFHDFDLIKSLVFPDGTVPRCIHFPLPTRDCLFKNPLFDHKTLLKIWNLNKFGGVIGAFNCQGAGWDPKEHTFRGFPECYKAVEGSVHVSEVEWDQKDETVHMGNAEEYAVYHNQAKKLHLMTPKSEPIRFTLQPSTFELFSFVAVTKLSGRNNIKFAPIGITNMFNNVGTIQELEYVEIGAKVKVKVKGGGNFIAYSNESPKKFQLNGVDVPFEWLPDGKLTVNLPWIQEDGGVSDLAIIF; this is encoded by the exons ATGGCACCTCCAAATGAACCTGTTATTACTTCACTCACCAAACCCACTTCCTTACAAAACGTTTTTCACTTGTCAGATTCCAAGCTCTCAGTGAAAGGTGTCCCATTACTCTCTCAAGTCCCTCACAATGTCTCTTTCACTCCATTCTCTTCCAAACCCCATCCATCTGATGTTGATGCACCACCTTCACTACTTAACCGTGTTCTTGCTGCTTCTCACAAAGGTGGATTCCTCGGATTCTCACACTCTGAACCCTCTGATAGGTTGATGAACTCGTTGGGAAGTTTCACTGACAGAAACTTTCTAAGCATATTCAGGTTCAAGACATGGTGGTCAACCCAATGGGTTGGAACCTCTGCCTCTGATCTTCAGATGGAAACTCAATGGGTTCTCCTTCATGTTCCTGAGCTCAATTCCTATGTGATCATCATTCCAATCATTGAAGGAAGTTTCAGGTCTGCACTCCACCCTGGCTCTGATTCCCACATCATGATTTCTGCAGAGAGTGGCTCCACACAAGTGAAAGCTTCGAGTTTTAATTCAATTGCTTATGTTCATTTGTCTGAGAATCCATACAACTTGTTCAGAGAGGCTTATAGTGCTCTGAGAGTTCATCTCAACACTTTTAAGCTCTTGGAAGAGAAGAATCTCCCCAGCATTGTTGACAAGTTTGGTTGGTGCACTTGGGATGCATTCTACTTATCCGTGGAGCCTGTTGGAGTTTTTCATGGCTTGAAGGATTTTGCTGAGATTGGTGGTGTGTCTCCAAGGTTTGTGATCATTGATGATGGATGGCAAAGCATCAATTATGATGATGCTGATGATCCATATGAAGATGCCAAGAATCTTATCTTGGGTGGACAACAAATGACAGCAAGGCTTCACAGGTTTGAAGAATGTGACAAGTTCAAGAGTTACAAAAGAGGACTCATCTTAGGTCCTAATGCTCCTCCTTTTGATCCAAACAAGCCCAAGGCATTGATCTCAAAGGGGATTGAACTTGAACGTTTGGGGAAGAATCGAGACAAAGCAGTTAAATCCGGAAGCTCTGATTTGGCAGAGATTGAAGCAAGGATCAAGTTGGTAGAGAAAGAAATTGATGATCTCTTAGGTGGAGGAGATCAAAAcatgaagaagaataaaagtGAATGTGGAGAAAAGGCAGAGGAGTGTGGATTGAAGGCTTTCACAAGGGATTTGAGGACAAAGTTTAAAGGGTTGGATGATATATATGTATGGCATGCACTTTGTGGTGCATGGGGTGGTGTGAGGCCAGGAGCTACACACCTGAAATCCAAGATAATCCCTTGCAAACTCTCACCAGGACTTGATGGAACTATGCCTGATCTTGCTGTGGTGAAACTTGTTGAAGGTTCCATTGGTCTTGTTCATCCTGATCAAGCCAATGACTTTTATGAATCTATGCACTCTTATCTTGCCAAATCTGGTGTTACAGGAGTTAAAATTGATGTCATTCAT TGCCTTGAGTATGTGTCTGATGAATATGGAGGCAGAGTTGAGCTTGCAAGGGCTTATTATGATGGATTGACAAACTCCATAGTCAAGAATTTCAATGGAAGTGGAGTAATAGCTAGCATGCAGCAGTGCAatgactttttctttcttgGAACAAAGCAAGTTTCCATGGCAAGAGTTG GGGATGATTTTTGGTTCCAAGATCCATATGGTGACCCCATGGGAGTGTTTTGGCTACAAGGGGTACACATGATTCATTGCTCATACAACAGCTTGTGGATGGGGCAAATCATTCAGCCAGATTGGGACATGTTCCAATCAGATCATGTTTGTGCCAAGTTTCATGCAGGTTCAAGAGCTATTTGTGGCTCTCAAGTTTATGTGAGTGACAGTGTTGGCTTCCATGACTTTGATCTCATCAAGAGCCTTGTGTTCCCTGATGGCACTGTCCCTAGATGCATACATTTCCCACTTCCAACAAGAGATTGTCTCTTCAAGAACCCTCTATTTGACCACAAAACTCTCCTCAAAATTTGGAACTTAAATAAG TTTGGAGGAGTTATTGGTGCTTTCAACTGTCAAGGAGCTGGTTGGGATCCTAAAGAACACACATTCAGGGGTTTTCCTGAGTGCTACAAAGCAGTAGAAGGTTCAGTTCATGTGAGTGAAGTTGAATGGGACCAGAAGGATGAAACAGTTCATATGGGTAATGCAGAAGAATATGCAGTGTATCATAACCAAGCTAAGAAGCTGCATTTGATGACTCCTAAATCTGAACCAATTAGATTTACATTACAACCTTCCACCTTTGAACTCTTCAGCTTTGTGGCAGTGACAAAGCTAAGTGGCAGGAATAATATCAAGTTTGCACCAATTGGGATAACAAACATGTTCAATAATGTTGGTACAATTCAAGAATTGGAATATGTTGAGATTGGTGCTAAGGTTAAGGTTAAGGTTAAAGGTGGTGGAAACTTCATTGCTTACTCAAATGAATCTCCAAAAAAGTTTCAATTGAATGGAGTTGATGTGCCTTTTGAGTGGCTGCCAGATGGCAAGTTAACAGTCAACCTTCCTTGGATTCAAGAGGATGGTGGTGTTTCTGATTTAGCAATTATCTTttag
- the LOC130932872 gene encoding stachyose synthase-like — translation MAPPNEPTLNPSYSFENVFDLSDAKFYVKEFPLLTQVPHNVSFTPFSSKSHSSGDAPPSLLNRVLAACHRGGFLGFSHSEPSDRLMNSLGSFTDRNFLSIFRFKTWWSTQWVGTSGSHLQMETQWVLLHVPELNSYVVIIPIIEASFRSALHPGSDGHIMICAESGSTKVKASSFDAIAYIHFSENPYTLMKEAFSALRVHLNTFKLLEEKNLPSLVDKFGWCTWDAFYLTVQPIGIWHGLKDFADAGVSPRFLIIDDGWQSINLDGGDPKEDAKNLILCGDQMNARLHRLDECGKFRRYKSGQFLGPNPPPFDPNNAKLLIGKGIELEHLNRDKEAAKNTQSSELGLIESKIQTVKGEIDVLFGGTEQIEKKDCGSSCSCKEEEEYGMKAFTKDLRTKFKGLDNIYVWHALCGAWGGVRPGATTLNSKFVPCKLSPGLDGTMHDLAVVRIVEGSIGLVHPDHASDFYDSMHSYLAQSGVTGVKVDVIHCLEYVSDEYGGRVELAKAYYDGLSNSMAKNFNGSGLIASMQQCNDFFFLGTNQVSMGRAGDDFWFQDPNGDPMGVFWLQGVHMIHCSYNSLWMSQMILPDWDMFQSNHVCAKFHAASRAICGGPIYLSDHVGSHDFDLIKKLVFPDGTIPKCIHFLLPTRDCLFKNPLFDHKTVLKIWNLNKYGGVIGTFNCQGAGWDPKEHRLRGYPECYKPIDGSVHVNEVEWDQNDETAPMGEAEEYVVYLNQAQELALMTPNSEPIEFTIQPSSFELYSFVPITKVGGTGSIKFAPIGLTNMLNSGGVIQEVEYVEGVAMLKVKGDGQFLAYSSEPPKKLQVNGSDVDFEWLPNGKLMVNLSWIQEDHGVSDLAIFF, via the exons ATGGCTCCCCCAAATGAACCAACCTTGAATCCCAGCTACTCATTTGAAAACGTTTTTGATCTCTCTGATGCAAAGTTTTACGTCAAAGAATTCCCACTTCTCACTCAAGTCCCTCACAATGTTTCTTTCACTCCATTCTCTTCAAAATCCCATTCCTCTGGTGATGCACCACCTTCACTACTTAACCGTGTTCTTGCTGCTTGTCACAGAGGTGGATTCCTCGGATTCTCACACTCTGAGCCCTCTGATAGGTTGATGAACTCCTTGGGAAGTTTCACTGATAGAAACTTTCTAAGCATATTCAGGTTCAAGACATGGTGGTCAACCCAGTGGGTTGGAACCTCTGGCTCTCATCTTCAGATGGAAACTCAATGGGTTCTGCTTCATGTTCCTGAGCTCAATTCCTATGTTGTCATCATTCCAATCATTGAAGCAAGTTTCAGGTCTGCACTTCACCCTGGCTCTGATGGACACATCATGATTTGTGCAGAGAGTGGTTCTACAAAAGTGAAAGCTTCAAGCTTTGATGCAATTGCTTACATTCACTTTTCTGAGAATCCTTACACTTTGATGAAGGAGGCTTTCTCTGCTCTGAGGGTTCATCTCAACACCTTTAAGCTCTTGGAGGAGAAGAATCTTCCTTCCCTTGTTGACAAGTTTGGTTGGTGCACTTGGGATGCTTTTTACTTAACCGTGCAACCAATTGGTATATGGCATGGTTTGAAGGATTTCGCGGATGCTGGCGTGTCGCCCAGGTTTCTTATTATTGATGATGGATGGCAGAGTATTAATTTAGATGGTGGTGATCCTAAAGAGGATGCAAAAAATCTCATTCTCTGTGGTGATCAAATGAATGCAAGGCTTCATAGGCTTGATGAATGTGGAAAGTTTAGAAGATACAAATCAGGACAATTCTTGGGTCCTAATCCTCCTCCTTTTGATCCGAACAATGCGAAATTGTTGATAGGAAAGGGTATTGAGCTTGAACATTTGAACAGGGATAAGGAAGCTGCAAAGAACACTCAAAGCTCTGAATTGGGTCTAATTGAATCCAAGATTCAGACAGTGAAAGGAGAGATTGATGTTCTGTTTGGAGGTACAGaacaaattgaaaagaaagaTTGTGGAAGCTCTTGTTCTtgtaaagaagaagaagagtatgGAATGAAGGCTTTCACCAAAGATTTAAGGACTAAGTTTAAAGGTTTGGATAATATTTATGTATGGCATGCACTTTGTGGTGCATGGGGTGGTGTTAGGCCAGGAGCCACAACCCTTAATTCCAAATTTGTCCCTTGCAAACTCTCACCAGGACTTGATGGAACAATGCATGATCTTGCTGTGGTTAGAATCGTTGAAGGTTCCATTGGTCTTGTTCATCCTGATCATGCCAGTGACTTTTATGATTCCATGCACTCTTATCTTGCTCAATCTGGTGTTACAGGAGTCAAAGTTGATGTTATTCAT TGTCTTGAATATGTGTCTGATGAATATGGAGGCAGAGTTGAGCTTGCAAAGGCTTATTATGATGGATTGTCAAATTCTATGGCCAAGAATTTCAATGGAAGTGGACTCATTGCTAGCATGCAACAGTGCAATGACTTTTTCTTCTTGGGAACAAATCAAGTTTCCATGGGAAGAGCTG GGGATGATTTTTGGTTCCAAGATCCAAATGGTGACCCTATGGGAGTGTTCTGGCTTCAAGGGGTGCACATGATTCATTGTTCATACAACAGTTTGTGGATGTCACAAATGATTCTACCAGATTGGGACatgtttcaatcaaaccatGTTTGTGCCAAATTCCATGCAGCTTCTAGGGCCATTTGTGGTGGTCCAATCTATTTGAGTGACCATGTAGGTTCCCATGATTTTGATCTCATTAAGAAGCTTGTTTTCCCTGATGGCACCATACCCAAGTGTATACACTTCCTTCTTCCTACCAGAGACTGCCTCTTCAAAAACCCTCTCTTTGACCATAAAACTGTCCTCAAAATTTGGAACTTAAATAAG TATGGAGGAGTTATTGGTACTTTCAATTGCCAAGGGGCTGGTTGGGATCCTAAAGAGCACAGGTTAAGGGGTTATCCTGAATGTTACAAGCCAATAGATGGTTCAGTTCATGTGAATGAAGTTGAGTGGGATCAGAATGACGAAACTGCCCCCATGGGTGAGGCAGAGGAGTATGTAGTGTACCTTAACCAAGCTCAAGAACTTGCTTTGATGACTCCTAATTCTGAACCAATTGAGTTTACCATCCAACCTTCCAGCTTTGAGCTCTATAGCTTTGTGCCAATAACAAAGGTAGGTGGCACTGGCAGCATCAAATTTGCACCAATTGGACTAACAAATATGCTCAATAGTGGAGGTGTAATTCAAGAAGTGGAATATGTTGAGGGTGTTGCTATGCTCAAGGTTAAGGGTGATGGCCAATTTTTGGCTTACTCAAGTGAACCTCCAAAGAAGTTACAAGTGAATGGTTCTGATGTGGATTTTGAGTGGCTTCCTAATGGCAAGTTGATGGTTAACCTTTCTTGGATTCAAGAGGATCATGGTGTTTCTGATTTAGCAATTTTCTtctag